GGTGAAAAAAGCGATTAAACCTACTGATGATAACCCTAAAGGGGGCTTTATCCATAAAGAAAAGCCCATGCACATTTCCAATGTGAAGAAAGCCTAAGGAGTTGGATACATGTTTGGTTTGAAACAATTTTATCAAAATGAAGTGAGGGCAAAACTCGCTCAAGAATTAGACATCAAAAACCCCATGCTTTTGCCCAAGCTAGAAAAAATCGTTATCAGCGTGGGCGCTGGGGCTCATGCAAAAGACATGAAAATCATGCAAAATATTGCGCAAACGATTTCTTTGATTGCAGGGCAAAAAGCCGTGATCACTAAAGCGAAGAAATCCGTTGCAGGCTTTAAGATCAGAGAAGGCATGGCGGTAGGGGCGAAAGTTACCTTAAGGAATAAACGCATGTATAATTTCTTAGAAAAGCTGATTGTGATTTCGTTACCCAGAGTGAAAGACTTTAGAGGGATTTCACGGAATGGGTTTGATGGGCGCGGGAATTACACCTTTGGGATCAATGAGCAATTGATTTTCCCGGAAGTGGTTTATGATGATATTATGGTCAGTCATGGCATGAACATCACTATGGTAACTTCTACGGACAACGATAAAGAAGCGTTCAAGTTGTTAGAATTGCTTGGATTGCCTTTTGCAAAAGTGAGATAAGGGGTTAATATGGCTAAAAAATCAATGATCGCAAAGGCTCAAAGGAAACCAAAATTTCAAGTAAGGGCTTATACCAGATGCCGCATTTGTGGGAGACCTCATTCGGTTTATAGGGATTTTGGACTTTGTAGGGTGTGCCTAAGAAAAATGGGCAGTGAGGGACTCATCCCAGGCTTGAGAAAAGCCAGTTGGTAAGGATAAGATATGGTAAATGATATAATTGCAGATTCATTAACTCGTTTGAGAAACGCTTCTATGCGCCGCTTAGAATTCACACAGCTTTATTACGCAAAGATCGTGGTTTCTATTTTAGAGATTTTTAAAGAAAAAGGTTTCATTAAAGATTTCAATGTCAAAGATAAAGACAAGAAACAATCGGTTTATGTGCAATTGGCTTATGATGAAAAAGGGCATTCAAAAATCAGCGAAGTGAAGCGCTTAAGCAAGCCTGGTCGTCGTGTGTATAAGCAAAAAAACGAGTTGAAGCGCTTTAAAAATGGCTATGGCGTGATTGTGGTAAGCACTTCTAAAGGGGTGATCACCAACGAAGAAGCTTACAGACAAAATGTCGGTGGCGAAGTGCTTTGCAGCATTTGGTAAAGGATTGAAAATGTCAAGAATTGGGAAAAGAATCATTGAAGTTCCAAGCTCTGTGCAAGCGAGCGTGGAAGGGAGCAAGCTTCTTTTTAAAAACAGCAAAGAAAAGCATGAGTTAGAAACTCACAACCGCGTGAAAATCACGCTTGAAAACAACCAATTGAGCTTCCAGCCTGTGGGCGAAGACGCGCAGTCTAGGGCTTATTGGGGGACTTATGGGGCTTTAGCGAATAACATTGTAATAGGCTTAAGCGCCGGTTTCAGTAAGACTTTAGAAGTCAATGGCGTGGGCTATAAGGTGGCTTTGGGCAATAAAACTTTGGATTTGAGCTTGGGTTTTAGCCACCCGGTGAAATACCCCATTCCAGCAGGGATTGAAATGGTGGTGGAAAAAAACACGATCACAATCAAAGGGAGCGATAAGCAACAAGTAGGGCAAGTCGCTGCTGAAATCAGGAGCTTCAGACCCCCAGAGCCATACAAAGGCAAGGGTGTGAAATACAGCAATGAAGTCATTATTAGAAAAGCTGGTAAAACGGCTAAAAAATAAATAAGGTGGAGTGATGAACACAAAAGCATTGTATAAAAAGAAAGCCTTAAGGGATCGCAGGAAATTAAGAATCAAAAGCAAGCTCTTGGGCGATGCATTAAGACCTAGGGTGAGCGTTTTTCGTTCCAATCGCTATTTTTATGCGCAAGCGATTGATGATACTAAACAAAGCACTATAACGCATATTGATGGCAGGAAAATGGGCTTTAAAAATACGCAAGAAGACGCTAAAAAATTAGGTGCTCTCTTTGCTGAAGAATTGAAAAAAGCAGGGATTGAGCGAGCGGTTTATGACAGGAATGGTTACCTCTATCATGGCGTGGTGGCAGCGTTTGCTGAAAGCTTGAGAGAGAACGGGATCGCTCTATGACAGAAAGGAAAGGTATGGAAGAGATTAACAGAGAAGAGTTTCAAGAAGTCGTTGTGAATATTGGCCGTGTAACCAAAGTGGTTAAGGGCGGTAGGCGGTTTCGTTTTAACGCTTTAGTGGTTGTGGGCAATAAAAATGGGCTTGTGGGCTTTGGTTTGGGCAAGGCTAAAGAAGTCCCTGATGCGATTAAAAAGGCGGTAGACGATGCGTTTAAAAACCTAATCCATGTAACGATTAAAGGCACGACTATCGCTCATGACATTGAGCATAAATACAACGCAAGCCGTATTTTACTCAAACCGGCAAGTGAGGGAACGGGGGTGATTGCTGGGGGTTCAACGCGCCCTATCGTGGAATTAGCAGGCATTAAGGATATTCTAACCAAATCTTTAGGCTCTAATAACCCCTATAATGTGGTGCGCGCGACTTTTGACGCTTTAGCGAAAATCAAGGCGTAGTTAAAAAGGAGATATGATAATGGGATTAGAAAATTTAAAACCGGCTAAAGGTAGCGTTAAGAAAATCAAACGAGTGGGCCGTGGTCAAGGAAGCGGCATGGGAAAAACCGCTACAAGAGGCGGTAAAGGCCAAACCGCAAGGACAGGCTATAAGGCTAAAAGAGGCTTTGAAGGAGGGCAACAACCCTTACAACGCCGTTTGCCTAAAATAGGTTTTAGGACTAAAGATTCTCATATCTATTCTATCAATGTGGAAAAGAATGAAGCGATTAAGGATTTAGAAGAAATCACTTTTTTAAGCTTGCGCGCTTTACACCATTTCCCTCTTTATATTGAAGGCGTGAAATTGATCGGTAAAGACGCTAAAAACTTGGCTTCTAAAATTAAAGATGAGAGAATCAAAACAAGCGGGCAGAAATAATGCCCCTATTGTATCAGCTTGATTTAAGAGGAATAAGTTATGAATAAAGCCATTGCTAGTAAGATACTCATCACTTTGGGTTTTTTATTTCTCTACAGAGTCTTAGCTTATATCCCCATTCCTGGCGTAGATTTAGCAGCGATCAAGGCTTTTTTTGACAGCAATTCCAACAACGCTTTGGGGTTGTTTAACATGTTTAGCGGGAATGCGGTTTCTCGCTTGAGCATCATCTCTTTGGGTATCATGCCCTATATCACTTCTTCAATCATCATGGAGCTTTTGAGCGCGACTTTCCCTAACCTGGCTAAAATGAAAAAAGAGCGAGACGGCATGCAAAAATACATGCAAATCGTGCGCTATTTGACCATTTTAATCACCCTAATCCAAGCGGTGAGCGTTTCAGTAGGCTTAAGGAGCATTAGTGGAGGAGCCAATGGGGCGATCATGATTGATATGCAAGTCTTTATGATCGTTTCGGCGTTTTCAATGCTTACAGGGACGATGCTGCTCATGTGGATAGGGGAGCAAATCACACAAAGGGGCGTGGGGAATGGGATTAGCCTTATTATTTTTGCCGGGATTGTTTCAGGGATCCCATCAGCTATTTCAGGCACATTCAATTTGGTCAATACGGGCGTTATTAATATCTTAATGCTCATTGGTATTGTGCTGATTGTTTTAGCGACTATTTTTGCGATTATCTATGTGGAATTAGCCGAGCGCAGGATCCCTATTTCTTATGCGCGTAAAGTGGTGATGCAAAACCAAAACAAGCGCATCATGAATTACATTCCCATCAAGTTGAATTTAAGCGGGGTGATCCCCCCTATTTTCGCTTCAGCTCTGCTCGTGTTCCCTTCTACGATTTTGCAGCAAGCCACAAGCAACAAAACCTTGCAAGCGATTGCGGATTTTTTAAGTCCGCAAGGGTATGCGTATAATATTTTGATGTTCCTACTCATTATCTTTTTTGCTTACTTTTATTCTTCTATTGTGTTCAATTCTAAGGATATTGCGGATAATTTGAGGCGTAATGGTGGGTATATTCCAGGGCTTAGGCCTGGAGAGGGGACTTCATCGTTTTTAAATTCTGTAGCGAGTAAGCTCACTTTGTGGGGTTCATTGTATTTAGCGCTCATTTCTACCGTGCCTTGGATTTTGGTTAAGGCTATGGGCGTGCCTTTTTACTTTGGAGGCACAGCGGTGCTGATTGTGGTTCAGGTCGCTATTGATACCATGAAAAAGATTGAAGCGCAAATTTATATGAGCAAGTATAAAACTTT
This DNA window, taken from Helicobacter pylori, encodes the following:
- the rplF gene encoding 50S ribosomal protein L6, whose product is MSRIGKRIIEVPSSVQASVEGSKLLFKNSKEKHELETHNRVKITLENNQLSFQPVGEDAQSRAYWGTYGALANNIVIGLSAGFSKTLEVNGVGYKVALGNKTLDLSLGFSHPVKYPIPAGIEMVVEKNTITIKGSDKQQVGQVAAEIRSFRPPEPYKGKGVKYSNEVIIRKAGKTAKK
- the rplO gene encoding 50S ribosomal protein L15, which gives rise to MGLENLKPAKGSVKKIKRVGRGQGSGMGKTATRGGKGQTARTGYKAKRGFEGGQQPLQRRLPKIGFRTKDSHIYSINVEKNEAIKDLEEITFLSLRALHHFPLYIEGVKLIGKDAKNLASKIKDERIKTSGQK
- the rplR gene encoding 50S ribosomal protein L18, whose amino-acid sequence is MNTKALYKKKALRDRRKLRIKSKLLGDALRPRVSVFRSNRYFYAQAIDDTKQSTITHIDGRKMGFKNTQEDAKKLGALFAEELKKAGIERAVYDRNGYLYHGVVAAFAESLRENGIAL
- the rpsE gene encoding 30S ribosomal protein S5, whose amino-acid sequence is MEEINREEFQEVVVNIGRVTKVVKGGRRFRFNALVVVGNKNGLVGFGLGKAKEVPDAIKKAVDDAFKNLIHVTIKGTTIAHDIEHKYNASRILLKPASEGTGVIAGGSTRPIVELAGIKDILTKSLGSNNPYNVVRATFDALAKIKA
- the rpsH gene encoding 30S ribosomal protein S8 — its product is MVNDIIADSLTRLRNASMRRLEFTQLYYAKIVVSILEIFKEKGFIKDFNVKDKDKKQSVYVQLAYDEKGHSKISEVKRLSKPGRRVYKQKNELKRFKNGYGVIVVSTSKGVITNEEAYRQNVGGEVLCSIW
- the secY gene encoding preprotein translocase subunit SecY, encoding MNKAIASKILITLGFLFLYRVLAYIPIPGVDLAAIKAFFDSNSNNALGLFNMFSGNAVSRLSIISLGIMPYITSSIIMELLSATFPNLAKMKKERDGMQKYMQIVRYLTILITLIQAVSVSVGLRSISGGANGAIMIDMQVFMIVSAFSMLTGTMLLMWIGEQITQRGVGNGISLIIFAGIVSGIPSAISGTFNLVNTGVINILMLIGIVLIVLATIFAIIYVELAERRIPISYARKVVMQNQNKRIMNYIPIKLNLSGVIPPIFASALLVFPSTILQQATSNKTLQAIADFLSPQGYAYNILMFLLIIFFAYFYSSIVFNSKDIADNLRRNGGYIPGLRPGEGTSSFLNSVASKLTLWGSLYLALISTVPWILVKAMGVPFYFGGTAVLIVVQVAIDTMKKIEAQIYMSKYKTLSAVGF
- the rplE gene encoding 50S ribosomal protein L5; its protein translation is MFGLKQFYQNEVRAKLAQELDIKNPMLLPKLEKIVISVGAGAHAKDMKIMQNIAQTISLIAGQKAVITKAKKSVAGFKIREGMAVGAKVTLRNKRMYNFLEKLIVISLPRVKDFRGISRNGFDGRGNYTFGINEQLIFPEVVYDDIMVSHGMNITMVTSTDNDKEAFKLLELLGLPFAKVR
- a CDS encoding type Z 30S ribosomal protein S14, with translation MAKKSMIAKAQRKPKFQVRAYTRCRICGRPHSVYRDFGLCRVCLRKMGSEGLIPGLRKASW